A stretch of DNA from Saccharospirillum mangrovi:
AGCCAATTTACGGCAGGAGTTAACCATGGATCGTGCGATCTACATCGCCATGACCGGCGCCAAACACAATATGCTGGCGCAGGCATCGCACTCAAACAACCTGGCCAACGCCACCACCACCGGCTTCCGGGCCGACTGGGAACAAGCGCGGGCCATGCCGGTGTTCGGTGAGTATTACCCGTCACGGGCGTTCTCCAACACCGAGCGACCGGCGACCGATTTTAACGACGGCCCAATGGTCGAAACCGGCAACGAACTCGATGTCGCCATCACCGGCGACGGCTTCTTCGCCGTCCAGGATGCCGACGGTAACGAAGGCTACACCCGGCGCGGTGATTTCTCAGTTACCCCGGTCGGTCAGCTGATCAACGGTTCCGGCCAGCCGGTCATCGGGCAGGGCGGCGGTCCCATCGTGTTGCCGCCGTACGAGAAAGTCGAGATCGGTGAAGACGGCACCATTTCCATTCGCCCGGCCGGTGCCGGTCCGAACGAAATGGCCGTTATCGACGGTCTGAAAATTGTGAATCCGGATCTGCAAAACCTGGAAAAAGGTACCGACGGTTTGTTCCGCCCGGTCGAGGGCGAGCAGGTGTTGGAAGACGACCCGGCGTTACGGGTGGTCAGTGGTTTTGTTGAAGGCAGCAACGTCAATCCGGTACACGAATTGACCAACGTTCTGGCACTGAATCGTCAGTACGAACTGCAAGTGAAAATGATGAAGACGGTCGAGGAAGTCACACGCTCGTCCGAACAAATCCTTCGGATGAGCTAAGGGGGAATTCAACATGCATAAGGCATTGTGGGTCGGTAAGACCGGTTTGGAAGCCCAGGACATCGCCTTGGCGACCATTTCCAACAACATGGCCAACGCCAGCACCACTGGCTACAAGAAAGAGCGGGCCGTGTTTGAAGATCTGATCTATCAGGTGCAACGCCAGCCGGGTGCGCAAAGTACGCAGAACACCCAGCTGCCATCGGGTTTGCAGCTCGGTACCGGTGTGCGCACGGTGGGCACACAGAAGCTGTTTACTCAAGGCGATCTGAACACCACTGAACAACCGCTGGATCTTGCGATCAACGGTCGTGGTTTCTTCCAGATTCTGCTGCCCGACGGCAACCTGGCCTACACCCGTGACGGCACGTTCCACCTGAACGACGAAGGCCAGATTGTCACCGCCAGTGGCTATTTGCTCGAGCCGGACATTCAACTGCCCGAGCAGACCAGCACCATCACCATCGGTGAAGACGGCATCGTCACCGCCGTTATCGGCAACGACAATCAGAACGTCATTCAGTTGGGCGACATCGAAGTGGTCGATTTCGTCAACCCGGCCGGCTTGCAGGCGGCGGGTAAAAACCTCTTTTTAGAAACCGCCGCCAGTGGTCCGCCCCAGGTTGGCGTACCCAGCCTGGACGGTTTCGGTTCCATCATTCAGGGCGCGTTGGAGACCTCGAACGTGACCATTGTCGAAGAAATGGTCGACATGATTTCCACCCAGCGTTCCTACGAAATGAACTCCAAAGTGGTCAGCACCGCCGACCAGATGTTGGGCTTCATTACCCAGAACCTCTAAGGCGGGGGAATTTAGGATGAAACTGACACAACTTCTGAACGCCGCCGTTGCGATCAGCGCTCTGGCGCTGCTCGGCGGCTGCGCGACGCAATCGACCAGCCTGGGCGACCCCATGCCGCAGCCGGGCGACCCGGATTTCGCGCCAGTACCGGCTGAAGCGCTGGTGGCACCGCCGGGATCGGACGGTTCTTTGTTCAACGATCAGGCCGGCATGGCGCTGTTCGGCGACAAAAAAGCCATGCGCACCGGCGACATCATCACCATCGTCCTGGACGAACAGACGCAAGGCAGTAAATCGTCCGCAGCGTCGTCGTCCAAAACCAGCGACACCTCGATCAACGCGCCGATTCTGGCCGGCGGCCAACCGATCGACGCACTCAGCGCCACACTCGGCGGCAGCCGCAGCTTTTCCGGCAGCGGCGATGCCGACCAGAGCAACAGCCTGAGCGGCAATATTTCAGTCACCGTGTCCGAAGTGCTGCCCAACGGCATTCTGCGGGTACGCGGTGAGAAGTGGATTACGCTGAACACCGGCGCAGAGTTCATCCGCATTCAAGGCATGCTGCGCCCGGAAGACATCAACCTGGACAACACCGTGTCCAGCCAGAAGCTGGCCGACGCCCGCATTTCCTACAGCGGCGCTGGTGCGCTCGCCGATGCCAGTCAACAGGGTTGGCTGACGCGGTTCTTTAATAGTCCGGTTTGGCCGTTTTGACGGCCAAACCGGACGCTGAATGCTGGACGGGAGACGGGAGACGCTAAAAGACAAACCGTCCGGCACCGTTAGGTGCCGTCTAACTTGCGTCTCCCGTCTCCCGTCTCCCGTTAAGCGTCCAGCGTACGCCAGCCTCGCTGGCCCACTAATTGCTCTAAGCTGCTTATCGACAAACAGCCGTCAATAGAGTGACACCATGAAACGCTTACTGTGTGTGCTGATGACCGTACTGGCGTTGCCAGTCTGGGCCGAACGCATTAAGGATCTGTCGTCTGTTCAGGGCGTGCGCAACAACCAGCTGGTCGGTTACGGTCTGGTCGTCGGCCTTGATGGTTCGGGCGATCGCGCGCCGTTTACCAATCAGACGTTCCGCAACATGATGGAACAGTTCGGCATCACCATTCCCGAAGGTCAGAACCCCAACCTGAACAACGTGGCCGCCGTCAGCGTGCACGCCACCTTGCCGCCGTTCGCGAAACCGGGTCAGGAAATTGACGTTACCGTATCGAGCATCGGCAACGCCGACAGCTTGCGCGGCGGCAGTTTATTGCTGACGCCGTTGCGCGGCCCCGATGGCCAGACCTACGCCGTGGCGCAGGGCAATTTGGTGGTCAGCGGCTTTGGCGCCGAAGGCGAAGACGGCTCGTCAATCACCGTCAACATTCAAAACGCCGGCCGCATTCCCAATGGCGCTATCGTCGAACGCGGTGTAGCGAACACCTTCTCCCAGGGCGATTACATGACGTTCAATCTGCATCGCCCGGATTTCACCACCGCCAAGAACATGGCCGCGACCATCAACGAATTACTCGGCCCTGGCGCAGCTTACGCGGTTGATGCCGCCTCGGTTCGGGTCACCGCGCCGCGCGACCCGAACCAACGCGTCAGCTTTATCAGCGTACTGGAAAACCTGAACGTGCAGCCGGGTGAAGAAGCCGCGCGCGTCATCATCAACAGCCGCACCGGCACCATTGTTGTCGGTCAGCACGTTACGGTGTCTCCGGTTGCCATTACCCACGGCAACATGACGGTGACGATCGACAACACCCAGAACGTCAGCCAGCCCAACCCGCTCAGTGAAACCGGCGAAACCGCCGTGGTGCCCGACACCGAAATCACCATCGACGAAGGCAACAATCGCATGTTCCTGTTCGGCCCGACGGTGACGCTGAACGACATCGTTGACGCGGTAAACCAAGTCGGCGCAGCGCCGGGCGATTTGATGGCGATCCTCGAAGCGCTGAAATCGGCCGGAGCATTGAAAGCCGAATTGATTGTGATCTGAGCCAGAGAATTTTTTTGGCACGGCCTTTGATAGATAGCTAATAACCAGGCCCGAAACGCGGGCCAGACGGACGTTGTCGCGGTAAAAGCGGCAAGTTCTGACCGGAGAGCGGCAAAGATGGTTTCGCAAGTCGACGCAGCCTTTAACTACAACGATCTCAACGGCTTGAATCAGGTCAAGTCGATGGCGCGTTCGGATGATCCCGAAGCGTTGCGCGTGGTCGCGCAACAATTCGAATCCATGTTCATTGCCATGGTGCTGAAAAGCATGCGCGAAGCCAGCGATGTCATGGCGCCAGACATGCTGACCAGCAACGAAACCAAGTTCTATCGCGACATGTACGACCAGCAATTGAGTCTGTCGCTGGCGCAACAAGGCGGCTACGGCCTAGCCGATATTCTCTACGATCAGTTGTCCAAACAACTGCCGCAACGCGATCAGGATTTCAGCAACATCGACATCAAATCGTTGAGCGACAGCCATCGTCCGGTGTTGCCATCGGACAAGGTTGATCCGTTGCAGTCGATCCTGAATTCACTTGGCCCGGCGCTGCCATCGGTCACGCCAACGACAACGCCAACGGAAGCCGTAACCGACACCGAAACACCGGCCGAGGTGTTCACCGAACTTCCCGATCTGTCGAGTCTGAACATCGTTTTGCCTGGCAAGCAAAGCGGCTTTGAATCGCCCGAAGAATTTATCGAATCCTTGTTGCCTCACGCCGAAGCGGCGGCGGAAAAACTCGGTGTTGATCCGCGCATTATTTTATCGCAAGCGGCGCTGGAAACCGGCTGGGGCCGATACATGATTGAAGACGGCGAGGGCAACAACAGCCACAACTTTTTCGGCATCAAAGCCGACGAACGTTGGGATGGCGCCACCGCCGAAACGCTGACGCATGAAGTCTTTGACGGCCAGACGGTGCGCATCCGCGACGCCTTCCGCGCCTACGAAGAACCGAGCCAGTCGTTTGACGATTACGCCGAATTTCTGCAATCCAATCCACGGTATCAGCAGGCGCTGGATCAAGCCGGTGACGCTGAAGCCTTCACGCGTTCGTTGCAGGCGGCAGGCTATGCCACCGACCCTCAATACGCCGACAAAATTTTGCGCATTGCCGACAGCGAAGTGATGCGCCTGGCAGCGGCGGACCATGCGTCTCGCCACACTCTGGGGTAAGGAGCGGCCGTGAGTAATCTGCTCAATATTGCGATCTCGGGTCTCAAAGCGCAGCAATCCAACTTGGCGACGACCGGCCATAATATTTCCAACGCCAACGTTGAAGGTTATTCACGTCAGGACGTGGTGCTGACCACCGCCAATGCGCAATACCGCGGTTTTGGTTACATCGGCAGTGGTGTACAAATCAGCACGGTACGGCGCATTACCGATCAGTTTATGGTCGAGCAACAGCGCGCTGATACCAGTTCTTATCAACGAGAACAGGCGTACCTGAGCAACATCGAACAGATTGATGGCTTGCTGGCGGGCAACAGCACCGGTTTGCAGTCGGTGCTCGATACGTTTTTTGCCAGCTTGCAGGGTTCGGCGGATAACCCCTCGTACATTCCGTCACGCGATGTGGTGATCGGTTCGGCCGACAGCGTGGTCGATCGGTTCCGTTCCCTCTACAAATCGCTGAACGATCAGAACGAAACCCTGAACGGGCAAATTGCCACCACGGTTGATGAAATCAATTCGTTGACCCAAGGCATCGCCAGTCTGAATTTCAGCATTCTGAACGCTCAGGGCCGTGTCACTACCGAGCCACCGAACGACTTGCTGGACCAGCGCGACGAGCTGGTGCGGCAGTTGTCTGAGCTGGTAGAAATCGAAGTCACCGAAGACAACAATCAATACAACATCGCCTTTGCCGAAGGCAATATGCTGGTGTTGGGCAATAAAGCCAACCGCCTGGAAGCCGTACCGTCGGCGGAAGATCCGCAACAAACCGGGGTGCGTTTTGTCAGCAATTTAAGCGACGAATTCGTCACCGAAAAACTCACCGGCGGTACCTTGGGCGGCATGATCGCATTCCGCAAAGAAGCGCTGAACCCGTCAATGAACCAGCTCGGTTTGATCGCTGTGGCGTTGTCTCAGGAGTTCAACGATCAGCACCATCAGGGCATCGATCTTAACGGCAATTTCGGCGGCGATTTTTTTAAGGATTTGAACGATCCAGTATTGGCCGGCAATAACAATCGCATTCAGGGCAACGGTGAAAACACGCCACCAGTGAACCAGGTGATGAGCGTGTATTTCGACAACGTTGGTGCCTTAACCACCAGCGATTACGCCATCGAATTCACCGGCCCGGACGACGACAGCTACGAAGTCATTCGCATCAGCGATGGCAAAAAAGTTGACGGTGGCACCATCGACGGCGGCAACTTGCCGACTGAAATCAGTTTCGACGGCCTGCGCATTGTGCTCGAAGACGGCAACTTCAAAGCCGGCGATAAATTCACTGTGAAACCGTTGCGCAATGTCGCCGACCAGATGGATCTGGCGATTACCGAATCGGCCGAGCTGGCGTTTGCCTACCCCATGCGGGCAGAAAAAAGCCTCGGCAACCAGGGCACCGGCAACATCGATCAAGGCACCATGCTCAGCCCGGACGGCAAAGCCTTCGAAGTGCCGGGTCAATTGAGCCCGCCGTTGATCGTGGTGTTTCACAGCGAAAGAACGTACTCCATTTTGGATAACAGCGACCCCGGCAACCCGGTGCCGCTCGATCCGCCCATGGAATACCTCGATTTTGTACCGGGCACACCGAACACCATTTTTACCGATGATCCCGGCGAAACCATGATGAGTTCCTGGCGGCCGCGACTGCCAACATTCGCCACCATTACTGCCGACGGCATATCCAGCAGCCGGCCGTACAACGGCATCAACTCTGAACGTTTCACCTTCAGCCGGACCGATCCGGTTACCGGCGAAGTCACGCAGGACAAAACCATCATTACACCGTCCGGCGCTTCGGCTGCGGAAATTGCCGCAACCTTGAGCCGGGTGGATGGCGTTACCGCCAATGCTTATACCCAGGTGCAACTGAGTAATTTCACCAACTCGGGCACGCCATACGATCCGGACAATCCGTTTGAAATCTGGATAAACGGTTACGAAATCACGCTGGATAATCTGGGGCCAAACCAGACGATATTTGAAGAGCCGTATCCGGAAGAGATGCCAGATAAATTAACGCCGGATTTTCTCGCTGATCGCATCAACGCTCACATTGATTTGGGCAATGCCGGCATCACTGCCAAGAGCGATGGCAAGACGCTGACCATTACCGATGCCAACGGTGAAGACATCTTCATCGAAATGCGTGGTGATAAGCCGGACCCGGCGATTGTCGGTACACCACCATTGGGCACCGGTGGGCCGAACGGCGCCATCGATCCGGGCGACACCTTTGAAATCAGCACTGGCGAGTCGTACCCGCTGACCACCGTTTCCGGTCAGACCGGCGGCCAGTTGAACAACTTAACCGGCTACGATTTCAACGACGAAAACGGCCCGTATCGATTCGAAATGTATTTGCCCGATGGCCGTACCGGCACCATCGAATTAACCGGCACACACGCCACAGCCGATGACGTAAAAGCCGAAATCGAAGCCAAGATTACCGCCTTGCTCGACAGCCCCGGACGCGCCGAAGTCAGCATCTCGGCCCGTGGCGAAATCAGCTACAAGGTGTTTATGAAGGTCGAAGGCACTGGCAATTACGACACCGCTGGCGTCAATGTCGGCGGCCAGGTGGATGTCACCATGGCCGATGGTATTTCGCTGTCCACCACACCCAAAGCGGGCGCTATTTTTACCGGCGTGTCGGAAGCCAAACCAACCTATCAGGGCTTCCAGTTTTCCATTTCCGGTCGGCCGGAAGAAGGCGACACCTTCAGCATTGAATGGAACTCCGACGGGGTGTCGGATAACCGCAACGTACTGGATCTGGTCGGGTTGGAAAGCACCGACACCGTCAACAAATCCAAAGGCGGTATGACCTTCACTGAAGCCTACAGCCAGGCGGTGGAAACCATTGGGACCAAAACCAATCAGGCGCAGATTCGTACCAACGCCGCCGAGGCGGTATTGCAAGGCACGGAGGCCGATTTGAATTCCATACGCGGTGTGAACCTGGATGAAGAAGCGGCGTTGTTGATCGAATTCCAGCTGGCCTATCAGGCCAACGCTCAGGTAATCAGCATCGCTCAGGAAGTGTTCGACAGTTTGATAGGGGCGTTCCGTTAATCCGGGCGTCGTAGCCGCCGATAACCTCAGGGTATCGGTCCGAGTTGATAAAGGAGGCCACTGATGGCCGATCGTATTTCAACCTATTGGATGTTCTCACAGCCGGTCAGCAACATGACCCGCCTGCAGAGCCAGATGAACCTGACTCAGCAACAGCTGAGCACCGGCCTGCGCATTCTTACACCAGCGGACGATCCGGTTGGTGCGGCGCGCGTACTGCAACTGGATCAGGACATTGCTCTGACCGAGCAGTACGAACGCAACATCATTTTGCTTGATTCCCGGCTGACCGAAGAGGAAAGCACGCTCGACGCCATTAACGAGACCTTAGGGCGGATTCGCGAACTGACCGTTCAGGCCGGTAACGCCGGCGTGCTGACCGACGAAGACCGTATGGCGATTGCGCAGGAAGTCGAAGAGCGCTTCGATGAACTTTACGACCTGATGAACGCCAAAGATGGCGCGGGCGAATATTTGTTTGCCGGTTTCTCCGGTAGCTCTCAGCCATTCGTTCGTAATGAAGCGGGCGGCTATTCCTACGAGGGCGATGAAGGGGTGCGCTACTTGCAGGTCAGCTCGACCATTACCTTGCCGTCGAGCGATTCCGGCAAAGACATTTTCATGGACATCAAGTCCTCAGAGACCAGTTTCAGCACCTACGCCAACCCGTTGAATCAGGGCAATCCGATCGGTCGGATTTCTGCTGGTCTGACGGTCGATCAGGAAGCGCTGGACGCCTTTTATCCACACGATGTGGTCATCACTTTTGAGAACCCGCTCGACATTGATCCGGCGGAACCGAACTACACGGTACGACGAAAATCCGACGGGCGTATTCTCGAAGGCATGCAGAACGTGCCGTATGTCACCGGCGATGAAATTAACGTCGCGGGTATGAGCGTTCGGCTGACTGGCGCGCCGTCTCCGGGCGATCAATTTGTTATCGAAACCAGCAGCAAACAGGGCCTGTTGACCACGGCCGAGAAGTTTCTCTATACGCTGGAAAGTTACCCGCCGGGCACCGGTTTCGACGATGTTTACGATGCCAACATTGCCTCGACACTGAGTAACCTGGACAACGCCATCGATCGGATTTCACAGGTACAGGCGCGCATTGGTGCGCGTCAGAACACCACGGAATCGGTGACCAACCAGCACGCCGACAGCAAATTGGCGGCTAAGGATGTGCGGTCTAAGATCCGCGATGTGGATTGGGTGGAAGCGGTCAGTCGATTGCAGATGGAAAGCCTGACGTTGCAGGCAGCGCAGCAGAGTTTCGCTCAGACCAGTCAGCTCAGTTTGTTTAATTTTATTCGCTGAGCATTGAGCGGAGCGGGGCGATTAAAGGTCGCGCACCGAGCGGTAATGTTTGGCTTGTGCTTCTTTTAATGGCGATGGCGGCGTCTGCACCAACTCGTTGATGATGTGTTGGCTTTCCTGTTGAAATAATTGCCGGTTTTCCGCCAATACCTGCTGCAATTGTTCGATCAATTCCCGGCGTTTGGGTTCGGCCAGGCGGTTCAGTTCACGCGCGCATTTTTGTCGCCATTGTTCAAACGCTGGAGCCGGATTGCCGGACTGACCCATCAGGGCAATTAATTGCTCGATCAACGGATGAGACATCACAGACTCCTGGGGTGGATTGGCAAGTTACTCATGGTAAAGCCAGTCGATGACAGCAGGGAAGGGCTGTTTAAAAATTGCCAGTTGCGAAGGCAAACGCACAGTGCAATGCCAGTCCGACGGAAGCTTGATATAGTCGTCGTGCCCAGGTTCAGGTGCGCGATACCCACAGACCAGAAGCGTCTTGGGTAATTCAGACGGTGTTTCGTGAGGGGAATATTGTTGTCTACTAAACGTCAAACTGTGTTAGTCACCGGCGCCGATGGTTTTATCGGCTCACACCTGACTGAACTCCTGGTTCGCGAAGGTTATCAGGTTCGGGCCTTGGCGCAGTACAACTCGTTCAACAGTTGGGGTTGGCTGGAAGACATTGTCGGTCTCGATCAGGTTGAGGTGGTCAGTGGCGATGTTCGCGACCCGCATTTCTGCGCCACCGTGACCGAAGGCATGGACTGGGTGTTTCATTTGGCGGCGCTCATTGCCATTCCGTATTCCTACGTCGCACCCGACAGCTACGTCGATACCAACATCAAAGGCACGCTGAACATCTGTCAGGCTGCGTTGCGCAATGGCGTTAAACGCGTGATCCATACCTCCACCAGCGAAGTCTACGGCACGGCGCAATATGTGCCGATTGATGAAGCGCATCCGTTGCAGGCGCAGTCGCCGTACAGCGCTTCCAAAATTGGCGCCGATGCAATGGCGCTGAGTTTCTACAATGCGTTCGAATTGCCGGTCACCATTGCGCGGCCGTTCAATACATACGGGCCGCGTCAGTCTGCCCGGGCGGTGATTCCCTCCATCATTACCCAGATTGCGACCGGCAGCCGTGAGATCAAACTTGGCGATGTGTCACCAACGCGGGACTTCAATTACGTCACCGACACCTGCGCCGGTTTTCTGGTGTTGGCGCGGTGCGATGAAGCCGTAGGGCAGACAGTCAACATCGCCTCCAATTTCGAAATTTCCGTGGCGGATACCCTGAACCTGATTCGCGATTTGATGGGCAGCGACGTGACCTTTATTACCGACGAACAACGGCTGCGCCCGGAACGCTCAGAAGTGTTCCGCCTGTGGGGCGACCCGACTCGTTTGCAGCAATTGACCGGTTTCAAACCCAGCCACGATTTGCGCCTGGGATTGCAAAAAACCATCGACTGGTTCAGCCAACCGGAGAAGCTGGCGCGTTACAAAGCCGGTCTTTATAACGTCTGATGAGCCGCTTCGATTCACTCTTTGGTTTTATCCGCGATCACTACCGCAGCGACGCGGCCATTCCTCTGCACGCCCCGGCGTTTATCGGCCAGGAAAAAACCTACGTCATGGACACGCTGGACAGCACCTTTGTCTCCAGCGTCGGCGCCTATGTGGACCAATTCGAGCAGCGCATGGCGGCCTACACCGGCAGCGCGCGGGCGGTGGCGACCGTCAACGGAACGGCGGCTTTGCAAGTGGCGCTGCGCATCGCTGGCGTCAGCGCGGGCGATTACGTCATCACGCAGCCGTTAACCTTTATCGCCACCTGCAACGCCATTGCCTATTGCTCGGCGACGCCGATTTTTATCGACGTGGATCGTACAACCCTGGGCTTGTCACCCCAGGCTATGGACGAATGGTTGCAGCAAAACGCTCAGTTGGATGATCAGGGCCGCTGTGTCCACCGCGCCGATGGCCGCGTTATTCGAGCCTGTCTGCCGATGCACACCTTCGGCCACCCGTGCGATCTGGACGGCTTGATGACGGTTTGCTCGCGTTGGCATCTGGGCCTGGTAGAAGACGCCGCCGAAGCCTTGGGCAGCCGTTACCGTGGGCAACATGCCGGCACTTTCGGTCGGCTGGGTACGCTCAGTTTTAATGGCAACAAGATTCTGACCACTGGCGGCGGCGGCATGATTCTCGCCAACGAAGCCGATGGTCAGCGCGCCAAACACCTGACCACCACCGCAAAAGTGCCACACCCTTACGAATACGATCACGATGAATTGGGTTACAACTTCCGCCTGCCCAATCTCAACGCCGCCCTGGGCTGCGCCCAGTTGGAACAGTTGGATGTGTTCCTGGCGGAGAAGCGCCAGTTGGCGGCCGAGTACGCCGAGCATCTGGCCGATTCCGAATTAACCTTTGTCAGCGAACCACCGCACTGTGAGAGCAATTACTGGCTCAATGCGGTGCTGTGTCCGAATGCATCGGCGCGTCAGGCATTGCTGGAGGCGTCCAACCAAAGCGGCATCATGATGCGTCCGGTCTGGCGGTTAATGAACGAGCTGACCATGTATCAGCAGGCGCCGGCCGGCGATTTGAGCGAAGCGCGCTGGTTGGCCGACCATCTGGTCAATCTGCCCAGTGGCGTGCGTGCGTCCATTCCATCGGAGGCGACCTGAACATGCGTCGCATCGCTGTGTTCACCGGAACCCGCGCCGAATACGGCTTGTTGCATTGGTTGATGCGCGACATTCAGGCGCACCCGGAGTTGGAGTTACAGGTGATCGCCGGCGCCATGCATTATGCGCCGGAATTTGGTGAAACCTGGAAAGCCATCGTGGAAGACGGTTTTCACATCGACGCACCGATCGACATGCTGCTGGCATCCGACAGCGTTGTCGGCGTCACCAAGTCCATGGGGCTAGGCACCATCGCCATGGCCGACGCCCTGGCGCGGTTGCAGCCCGATGCGTTGGTGTTGCTCGGTGACCGTTTTGAAGCGTTGGCCGCCGCCCAGGCGGCCTTGATTGCCAAAGTGCCTATCGTGCATCTGCACGGCGGCGAACTGACCGAAGGGGCGTATGACGACGCCATTCGCCACGCCATTACCAAGATGGCGAGCTGGCATGCCGTTGCGGCAGAGCCGTATCGGCGCCGGGTGATTCAGATGGGCGAGTCGCCGGACCGGGTCATGACCGTCGGTGCCCTGGGCATTGATAA
This window harbors:
- a CDS encoding NAD-dependent 4,6-dehydratase LegB, yielding MSTKRQTVLVTGADGFIGSHLTELLVREGYQVRALAQYNSFNSWGWLEDIVGLDQVEVVSGDVRDPHFCATVTEGMDWVFHLAALIAIPYSYVAPDSYVDTNIKGTLNICQAALRNGVKRVIHTSTSEVYGTAQYVPIDEAHPLQAQSPYSASKIGADAMALSFYNAFELPVTIARPFNTYGPRQSARAVIPSIITQIATGSREIKLGDVSPTRDFNYVTDTCAGFLVLARCDEAVGQTVNIASNFEISVADTLNLIRDLMGSDVTFITDEQRLRPERSEVFRLWGDPTRLQQLTGFKPSHDLRLGLQKTIDWFSQPEKLARYKAGLYNV
- a CDS encoding LegC family aminotransferase; the encoded protein is MSRFDSLFGFIRDHYRSDAAIPLHAPAFIGQEKTYVMDTLDSTFVSSVGAYVDQFEQRMAAYTGSARAVATVNGTAALQVALRIAGVSAGDYVITQPLTFIATCNAIAYCSATPIFIDVDRTTLGLSPQAMDEWLQQNAQLDDQGRCVHRADGRVIRACLPMHTFGHPCDLDGLMTVCSRWHLGLVEDAAEALGSRYRGQHAGTFGRLGTLSFNGNKILTTGGGGMILANEADGQRAKHLTTTAKVPHPYEYDHDELGYNFRLPNLNAALGCAQLEQLDVFLAEKRQLAAEYAEHLADSELTFVSEPPHCESNYWLNAVLCPNASARQALLEASNQSGIMMRPVWRLMNELTMYQQAPAGDLSEARWLADHLVNLPSGVRASIPSEAT